CTCCGGGGACGAGCGTTGCCTTCGGGCTCCAGATCGCACCCTGCATGGGGCTGATGAGCTTTCTTGTCCCGCGCGACGAAGTGGCGGCGCGGGTCGATGGTGTGGAATTGCTCTCTGGCGAAGTCGAGGACAGGAATCCCGAACCGTTGCCCGAACCGGCGCCTCCCTCCTCTGTCAGTCCTGCGGACTGTCACCTTCCCACAAGCGGGGATGAGCTTACCGTCATGGACCTCGCTTTCACGCGCAGCGGCGAAAAGGGAGAGACGATCAATATCGGCGTGATTGCGCGTGAGCCGGCATATCTCCCGATCCTGAAGGCCGCCATTACGCCAGAGGCGCTGCGTGCGCATCTGCCGGACCTTGGCGATTTCAGCGTGACGATTTACGATCTGCCCGGCATCCACGCGATCAATATCGTGCTCGACGGCGCATTGCCCGGTGGCCTCAACGCCAGCCAGCGGCTTGACCCTGCGGCCAAGTCTATCGGACAGCGGCTGGCGGGGATGCAATTGGCGGCAGTTTAGGCCGCCTGCGCCCCCCGCACCAAACGGCCCGGCCGTGCACCGGTGCTTTCATCCATGCGGCGGATGATTTGGCCCGACACGATTGTTGCGTCATAGCCTGTTGCTCGCTGATGCAGGCGTCGGCCGCCAGCGGGTAGATCGTGCACGATTTCGGGGATGTGCAGGGCGAGCCGGTCCATATCGATGATGTTGAGATCCGCCTTTGCCCCTACTTTCAATGTGCCACGATCGTTGAGGCCCACCGCCTGTGACGCCTTTTGCGTGAGCATATGGATCGCCTGTGCAAGATCGAGGCCGCCATCGCGGCGATCACGGACGAAATGTTGCAGCAGGAAGGTCGAATAGCTCGCATCGCAAATCGCACCATAATGCGCGCCACCATCGCCCAATGCCGGGATGCAATGCGGGTGGCTGAGCATTTCATGCGCGCTCGAAAGCGAGGCGCCTTCGAAATTGCCGAGCGCAACCAGAAACAGGCCTGCGCCTTCAGTCGCGAGCAGCCGTTCATAGGCGATTTCCTGAGGCGTGCATCCGCGCGCGCGCGCCTGATCGGCCATGCTCAGGGATTTGGGCGGGGCATAATCCGGCGGATTGTCGAGCGGGAATATCCATTCCCAATTGCGGGCAAGTGCGTTGAACGGATGACCCTCGCCAAATTCCTCTGCCAATAATGCGGCGCGCAATTCCGGGTCACGCATCGCAGCGACCTTTTCTACAAGCGGCAGATCGGCGATCTTCGCCCAGCTTGGGCAGAGCACGAAGGGGTGGACGGTGAGTTCAAGGCCGGCGATGAGGCCGATCGGGCGCGGCATGACTTGCGCGGTGACTTGTCCGCCACGGGCGTTGCTCGCCTCCATCATGTCGAGCACCGCGCGCCAGCGTGGCGGGCCTTCATTGCCGCTGGCGAGCGTGAAGGTTGCCGGACGCCCTGTTTCCTCAACCACCGCGTCGATGACCTTATATTCCTTGTCCCATCCGACAAAGGCATCGAGAACGATCTGGAATGTGCCGGCATTGGCATCCTTCATTCCCGAACAGATCGCCTTCAATTCCTGCACATCGGCGTCGAAAGATGGAATAGAGCCGCCATCGGCGGTGCGGTGGATCGAAAGACGCGACGTTGCGAAACCGAGTGCGCCTGCCTCGATCGCTTCCTTGGTCAACGAACGCATCCTTGCGAGATCATCGTCATTGGCCGGTTCACGCCGCGCACCGCGTTCACCCATTGCATAGACGCGTAAGGGGGAGTGAGGCAAATAGGCGGCGACATCAATGTCGCGCTTTCCGGCGTCGAGCCGGTCGAGATATTCGGGGAAGGTTTCCCAGTCCCATGGCAAGCCTTCGGCCATGACGACGCCAGGGATGTCCTCGACACCTTCCATCACGTTGATCAACATATCCTGGTCCGACTTGCGGCACGGTGCAAAGCCGACGCCGCAATTGCCCATGACCACCGTCGTCACGCCATGGGCAGAGGATGGGGCCAGTTCCTCGCCCCAAATTGCCTGCCCGTCATAATGGGTGTGCACATCGACAAAGCCCGGCGTAACAATCCGGCCACTGGCGTCAATCTCTTCGCGCCCGGCACCCAGCCCCTTGCCAATGGCGGCAACGCGACCATCCTGGATCGCGATATCGCCCTCGATTAATGCGCCGCCAGTACCATCGGCAATCGTTCCGCCACGAATGACCAGATCAAATTCGCTCATAGGCTTGTTTTCACCCCTCCCCAGAAATCGCCTTCTTTTTGCGTGTCGAGATCGACCGCGCCGCGCACACCAAGCTGGGCGCGCGCCTCCTCAAGCGGAGAGTGCCAGACGTCTTCCATCTTGGCCATCCAGAAAGGTTCGGATTCGCGACCGATACGGATGCCCTGCTGGATGCAGTCGAGCGCGCATTCCCAAATTTGCGGATAATGCAGCATCGTGCGTATGACATAGCGCGTCGTGCCCAGAATCGACAATACGCTCATCTCGCCGGCCAGTTCCTTGTTCTGGATGTGCGTATGGATAGTTGCGAGGCGGAACCAGTAAGGGATGAGTTCACCCATATAGTTGAAGCCGCCACCCGTCAGGATATGCTCATAATCATGGGTCTGGCCCGATCGCAGCGAGTAATATTCCCATTGCGTGCGCGGCTTGTAATTGGGGACAATCTGGATGTCGTAATTTCCCTCTGTCGCGGTCTTGTAATAGATGCCGCCGACCGTGCCGGGTGCGCAGTCTTTTAGGTCTTCGATGGTGTAATCGGAAACAAAACCTTCTTCGAACCAGGCGTCAAAGCGCGGGTTCACCTTGCGCTCTTCGGTGATCATATGTTCGATATGATCGAAATCGCGCAGTTCGTTCAATATCGGCAGTAACTGATACATTTCCGCCGCTGGCGGGAAATCGGGTCCGTTTTTCTTCAGCGCAATAAACGCTATCCACTCTCGCAGTCGGGGGCTGTTGAGATATTTGGAGGAAGAAACCAAAACGCTGGAGTCAGTGCCGAGTAATTGCACGCCTCGTGCCAGGTAAGGGATGTCGTCCAATGGGCTTCCTTTCGCGAAATGCGTAAAACATAGCCCTTTTAAATTCGCAAATCTAGGTTATTTGTAAGAATGAAACGCAAAACGCGTCGAATCGGGAGGGTTTGAAATGGCGAAGGACAAGGTGGTTCTGGTAACGGGTGCCAGCCGTGGGGCAGGAGCCGGGATCGCGCGTGGCTTTGGAGAACTGGGCTATACTGTTTATGTCACCGGCCGGACCGTCACCCCGGGCGATGCCAAAGGGTGGGACGGCACTGTCTTGCCCGGAACCGTGGCGCAGACTGCCGCCGATGTGACAGAGCGCGGCGGCAAGGGCATTGCCGTGATGTGCGACCATTCCGACGATGCGCAAGTTGCAGCATTGTTCGAACAGATCGAGCGCGAGCAGGGCCGTCTCGACATTCTCGTCAACAATGCCACCTATATCCACCACCAGTTGATCGAGAAAAAGCCCTTTTGGGAAAAGGAGCTCGACGCGGTGAAGATCCTCGATGTCGGCCTTCGTTCGGCCTATGTCGCCAGCTGGCACGCGGCACAGATGATGGTGAAGCAAGGGCGCGGTCTGATTGGTTTTGGATCATCCTTTGGCGGAAGCTGCTACATGCACGGGCCGGCCTATGGTGCGCAAAAGGCGGGTGTCGACAAGTTTGCCCATGACATGGAACATGACCTGCGCGGAACCGGCGTGGTCAGCGTATCGATCTGGATGGGTCCGCTGGTAACAGAACGCAGCTTGATCGCGCGGGATACCAATCCCGAACAATATGAAGGTTTCATAGAAACTGCAGAAAATCCTGAATTTACAGCGCATATCCTGAACGCGATCGATGAAGCACCCAATCGTGATGCGCTTTCGGGCAGCACACTGATCGGCGCGGAGATTGCAAAGGAACTGGGCGTTGCCGACAAAGGTAATGAGCGGCCCTCCTATCGCGAGATGCTTGGCAATCCACCGGTGAAAAATCCCGCAGCGGTGTACTGACGCAATATGGCCAGCCAGTTTCATCTTGCCGACCTGTTCGAAACCGTTGCCCGCACGGTCCCCGACCGGGTCGCTTTGATCGGCGACAGCGCGCGTTACAGCTTTGCCGAACTTAATGATCGCTGCGACCGCCTCGCGGCCGGGCTTGCGGCGCAGGGTGTCAGGCGCGGCGACGCCATCGGCCTTTATCTCTATAATGCACCCGCCTATCTCGAAGCCTTTATCGCGGCGTGCAAGCTGGGTGCCGTTCCTTATAATGTGAACTATCGCTATCGCGCCGACGAGTTGCGATATCTGTTCGCCAATGCAGACAGCGCGGCGATCATTCACGGGGCTGAATTTTCGCCCATCATTCGCGACGTGCGCGCTCACGTCCCGACGCTGAAGCTCACCATTGCGGTTGCGGACGGATCGGGCGAGGATATTTCCGGGTCGGTCGATTATGACAGTCTGCTCGCCCATGAACCGGGCGGGCCGTGGGAACGCAGCGAACAGGATTATCTGCTCTGCTATACCGGCGGCACCACGGGTATGCCGAAAGGCGTGATGTGGCCGCATCGGGCATTCTTCTTTGCCTGTGCGGGCGGTGCCGGCTTTTTCAATCCGCATGGCCCGGCGCAGACCCCTGCCGACATCGAAAGCCGTGCGCGGGATGGCTATCCGTTAAAACTGTTTCCGCTGGCCCCGCTGATGCACATGGCGGCGATGTGGGCGCTATGGGGCGCGCTGCTCAACGGCGTCACGATCATCCTCGACGAAGGCCGGGCATTTGATCCCGAACGCATGCTGGATACAGCTGAGCGCGAAGGGGCGAATATGATTCAGTTCGTGGGCGATGCGATGGCGACGCCGCTGCGCGATATGCTGCGCGCCCATCCGGGGCGCTGGAACCTTGCCCATGTCGTCAATCTCGGTTCCGGCGGAGCCGTCTTTTCGCAGCATCTGAAGGATGATTTGAAGCAGCTGGTCCCCAGCGCAGGGATCACCGACGGGCTCGGCGCGTCGGAAACCGGCATGTCGGGATTGGCCGAAAAATCGGACGAAGGCGTCATGCGGCTTCCCGCTAATGAATATCAGCAGGTGGTCGTCGATGGCCGGATCGGAATTGTTGGCGAAACGGGTTTTGTCGCGCGTACCGGAAATACGCCGATCGGCTATTATAATGATCCCGTCAAAACTGCGGAAACCTTCGTCACCATCGATGGCAAGCTATGGGCGGTATCGGGCGATGCCGGGCGACTTGATGACGACAGCAAGATCACTGTTTTCGGTCGCGGTTCGACATGCATCAACACCGGCGGCGAAAAGGTTTTCCCCGAAGAGGTTGAAGAAGCCCTGCGCACGCATCTCGCGATCTTTGATGCTGTCGTGGCAGGCCAGCCCGACGAACGTTGGGGCGAACGGGTGATTGGCATTGTCGCGGCGCGCGCCGGGGTTGCGCAGCCGGCCTATGAGGATGTGAAGGCGTTTCTGGCAGACAAGCTTGCCGGTTATAAACTGCCCAAGGCGCTGGTGTGGGTGGATGAGGTCAAGCGGTCGCCCGCCGGTAAACAGGATTATCGCTGGGCAAAGGACATAGCGGAGAAGGCATGACGAAATCCGACCCGATCTTCGATGCTGTAACCGGGCCGGGTTCGCCATTCGAAATCGGCGAGCGTGATGGCATGCGCCGTTTTGTCAACGCGCCCTCCGATCTCAACCAGATGATCGAACGTGCCCGGGCCTTTGGCGACCGCGAGATGATCGTTGAGGGTGATTTGCGTCTGACCTATGCCCAAGGCTTTGCAAGGCGCGATGCACTGGCGTTGATGTTGGACATCAACCAAGGCGATCGTGTTGGGCTGTGCATGAAAAACAGCGCCGCCTGGATGATCGGTTATCTTGCGATTTTGGCGCGCGGTGGCGTCGTGGTTGCGGTCAATAGCCGCGGCGCACCTTCCGAACTGGCGGCGATGCTGGATGATGTTGGCGCAGCGCTGGTGCTGGCCGATGGCGATCGTGCCGAGCGATTGCGTGAAGGTGGCTATGCAGGGCGGATTATCGAAGCGCAGGATTTTCCGATGGAAGCGTCTGCTCCGCTTGATCCGGTCGAACCTGTAGCGGCAGATGATGCGGCGGCCATCCTGTTCACGTCCGGCACGACCGGGCGCGTCAAGGGTGCGGTGCTCAGCCATAGCAATTTGATCCACGGCATCATGCTGATGCAATTGTCTGGCGTGATGATCCTGCACAGCATGGCGCAGAAATATGGCACCGATGTCGAGACGCTGCGTTCGCACATGCCGCAGTCGTCGGTGCTTCAGGTTTATCCGCTGTTCCATATTTCCGGAATGGGCAGCGCCTTCCTGTCGCCGCTGCTTGCCGGATCGAAGATCGTTGTGATGCACCGCTGGGATCCCGAAGAGGCGCTGCGGCTGATCGCGGCGGAACGCATCAGCATGTTCACTGGCGTTCCCACTATGCTGTGGGATGTTCTCAATCGCGCGCACCTTGAAGATGCCGACCTGTCTTCGCTGACCAATATTGGTACCGGCGGGCAGGCCTTGCCGGTCAATCTGCTCGATGCCATTCGCGCCGCGTGTCCGCAGGCATTCATGGGAACCGGCTATGGTCTTACCGAAACCTCGGGCAGCGTCGCCCAGGCGGTGGGTGAGGATTTCATCCGCAATCGCGCCGCTGCGGGAAGGGTGCTCAGCCTTGTCGACATGAAGATCGATGCGCCCGAGGGTGAGGCCGGAGAGATCATGGTCCGCGGCCCGATGGTGATGAAAGGCTATTGGAACCGGCCCGAAGATACTGCCGCCGTGCTTTCACAAGACGGCTGGTTCCGCACCGGGGACATTGGCCTGATTGACGAAGAAGGCTATGTCTTCATCGTCGATCGCAAAAAGGACATGGTGATTTCCGGCGGCGAGAATATTTATTGCGCCGAGGTCGAACGGGTGATGGGTTCGATGGACGGCGTTGCCGAATGTGCGGCTTTCGGCATAGCCGATGAACGACTGGGCGAATTGCTGGTCGCGATTGTTGTCGCCACGGATGTGACCGCAGACGCCATCAAAGCCGAGGTCGGTGAAAAACTGGCGCGGTACAAGGCGCCGGGCCATATATTGTTCATTGACGAACCTTTGCCGCGCAACGCCGTTGGCAAGGTCGATAAAATCAAATTGCGGGCAATGTGGCCCGATCTCGCTGGAGCTTAAAGACATGGGCATGCCCACTGATATCAAGATTGTCGATTGCATGCTGGGCATTCCCAATGCCGAGGACCGGTCCGACTGGTTTGCGGCATTCCGACCTTTGATCAAGGATGCCCAGACGCTTGAACAGTTTTCGATGCCCGCCCAATATATGTTCAAGGATGTCCCGACCACGGGCAATCCCGGCGATTTCGTCAAATGGACGGTTGAGCAGATGGACCGGTTCAACATCGAAAAGGCGCTGGTCGGCTGGAATGACGATGATACCTCGCGCCGGGCGAAGGAACTGTATCCCGACCGTTTCTTTTTCGATGTGCCTTGTGATCCGAACAAGGGCGTCGATGAAGTGCGCCGTATCAAGCGGCTGCACAGCGAAGTGGGAATTTCAGCAATTAGCGTGTTCCCCAGCGGAACGTTGCCGCAGGTTGCGATCAACCATAAATATATGTTCCCGCTCTATACCGCAGCGGCCGAACTGGGCATTCCGATCTGCCTCAATGTCGGCATTCCTGGCCCGCGCATCCCAATGGAAACGCAAAAGGTCGAACATCTCGACGAGGTCTGCTGGTTTTTCCCCGATCTGAAGATCGTGATGCGCCATGGCGCTGAGCCTTGGGAGGCACTGGCAGTGAAGCTGATGCTGAAATGGCCGAACCTCTATTATTCGACCAGCGCCTTTGCGCCCAAGCATTACCCGAAGGCGATCATCGACTACGCCAATACACGCGGGGCCGACAAGATCATCTATGCCGGTTATTTTCCGATGGGGTTGAGCCTCGATCGCATTTTTGCTGATATGCCGCACGTTCCGTTCAAGGATGAAGTGTGGCCAAAATTCCTGAGAGAAAACGCCATGAAGGTGTTCGGCCTGTAAGGGCATTGGGAGGAGGGGGAGCCGGGAAGTCTGCTCCCCACTATACACAGTTATCGGCCCGGTGAGACAACCCCCCGGCCCGGCCTTCTGATAAAGGGAAGGTAAAGCATGGAGACCGATGATGTCCGAAGCTGAAAACAAACCCGCAGGCGACGCGCGCACCGCCCCCGTGGCCGTGTGGCAGATCCTTGAAAAGCTCAAAGGCCAGGACTTGCTCGACTGGCGACTGGCCGACGTAAAGGGCCGCGCCTCGATCGAGGAACGCAACCTTGACATCGGCTTTCCCTTTGGCTGGTACCCGGTCGTCATGGCCAAGGACCTTGCCGTGGGTGAGGTTAAGCCGCTGCGCTATTTCTCCAAAGACCTTGCCATCTGGCGTGGCGAGGATGGTCAGGTGCGCATGGTTGATGCCTATTGCAAGCATCTGGGCGCGCATATGGGCCATGGCGGCAAAGTGCATGGCAATCTGCTTGAATGCCCGTTCCACGCCTGGCGCTATGACGGCGAAGAGGGCATCGTTAAAGAGATTCCCTATTCCAAGTCGATCCCGCCGCAGGTGAAGCGCAAATGCACGCGCACCTGGCATGTGACCGAGGCCAATCGCTGGGTATGGGCATGGTATCACCCGCAGGACATCGCACCTTTGTTTGACGTGGTGCATATCCCCGAGACGACAGACCCTGAATGGACTGACTATGATGTCCATGAATGGAACGTCTATGGTTCGATCCAGAATATGGCTGAAAATGGCGTCGACGTGGCGCATTTCAAATATATCCATGGCACGGCCAATGTGCCGCTGGGCGAATTGCGCTGGGGTGATTGGGGCCGCGGCGCCGATGTACGGGGCAAGATGGGCACGCCTTGGGGCGAGGTCGATGGCTGCATCAGCTATGATACCATGGGTCCGGGGCAGAGCTGGACGCGCTTTACCGGTATTTCGGAAACGCTGCTGGTGGCTTGCATCACACCTATCGAACTTGATCATGTCCACGCCCGCTTCTGTTTCACCCAGCCAAAGGCGCAGGCCGAAGGCGAGCGGGCAGGGGTGGCGCGCGCCATCATTCGCGACATTTGCAAGCAGTTTGATCAGGACAAGGTGATCTGGGATCGCCAGAAATATGAACCCAATGCCCTGATCTGCGAAGGCGACGGGCCGATAGCGCAATTCCGTAAATTCTACAGCCGCTATTATGCCGGGCCAGATCAGGCACCGGACAGCGGCAATGTCACGCCATTGAAAAAGGCCGGATAGCCCGACCGGAATAAGGGGAGCGAGAGATGCTCGAAACAGTCGCGCCTTGGGCCGGATTATTGGGCTTGGTTGGTATGGCCGGCTTGCTGGGCATACGTAACCCTGTGGCAAAAGGGCGCGATGGTGCGGCAATCCGCTTGCTCGGTCTGTTTGGCATTGCCGGTCTGGTCGGGATCTGGATCCCCGGGGCTGGTGCGGTTGGCGCTGCCGGTGCGCTGAGCCTTTGGAATCACCAGACACCGCGGCTCGCATTTTTGGGCAAGCTCGGCTGGTTGTCGCTGATCGGCATTCCCTTCCTTTACATGTGGGGCTTGGCATGACTGTCCCCCGTTTGCACGATGAACCGTCGGCGCTTGAACTTGCCGGGCAGATTGCTGCCGGGGAGTTGAGCGCCGCCGAGGCAGTCGACGCCGCGATTGCGCGCATCGAGCGGCTGGATGGTGACATCAACGCCATCGTCGTTCGCGATTTCGACCGGGCGCGCGAAGCCGCAAAAGCGGCTGACGCGCGGCGCGCTCAGGGCGTTGCCGGGCCGCTCAACGGCGTTCCGATGACAGTCAAGGAAAGCTTCAATATTGCGGGGCTGAAAACCACATGGGGGTTTGAACATGCCCGCGATTTCGTCGCCAGCGAAGATTCCCATGTGGCGCGCAAGCTGAAAGAGGCCGGCGCGATCATCCTTGGCAAGACCAATGTACCCGTTGCGCTGGCTGACCTTCAGTCGGTGAACCCGATCTACGGACGCACCAATAATCCGCATGATGTCACCCGCGTGCCGGGCGGATCCTCGGGCGGTGGGGCAGCGGCGTTGGCCGCCGGCATGGTGCCGTTGGAATTCGGGTCCGACATTGGCGGATCTATCCGCACGCCCTGCCATTTTTGCGGCGTCATGGGGCTGAAGCCGACCTATGGGGCTATCCCGAGCGATGGCCATTTTGCACCGGGCACCAGTGGCGCGGCGCCCGTGCTTTCGATGACCGGGCCGATGGCGCGTACCACGGAGGATCTGGCACTTGCGCTCGATCTGACCGCGGCCATGCCATTGCCGCGATCACGCCAAGCAGACTTTAACGGCATGCGTATCCTGCTGCTCGATAGCCATCCACTTGCAGAGGTGGACGCGCCCGTTGCTGCCGCATTGCGTGCCGCCGCAGACGCAGCGGCCAATGCCGGCGCAATTATATCCAGCGACAGCGCGCTGCTTCCTGATCGCGCCGCGATGCACCCCGCCTATGTCAAGTTGATGAGCAATGCCATGGCGGTGCGGATGCCGCCAAGCGAGCAATATCCCGATATCGGGATGCGCGGTTGGCTTGGTCTGCTGGACCAGCAGGCGGATTTCACCCGCCAGTGGCAACGGCTGTTCAGCAACTTTGATGCCATCTTCACGCCTGTATTCGGAACATCGGCCTTCATGCACACCGATGAACCGGACTGGCAGAAGCGCAGCCTGACGATCAACGGGCGACAAACGTCATTCGTTCCGCAAATCGCATGGATCGGACAGGCGACCTATACCGGCTTGCCCGCAGTGTCGGTGCCAGTCGGGCGCGACGGCAATCTGCCCGTCGGTATTCAGGTGATTACACCGCACTGGCAGGACCACAGCGCAATAGCGATTGCCGGCATGCTTCACGCCATGCTTGGCTGAACGAACGGGAATGAAGAGGAGAGAAGAATGACAGCGGCGACCTTACCCACCATCGAGGGCGGGAGCCCGCTGTTAGGACATTTGCTGCCATTTTTCCGGGATCCGGTTGGTGTGCTTCGTCAAGGCTACCAAAGCAAGGGCAGGCTGTTTTCGTTCAACATAATGGGCCGGCGGATGAATGTCATGCTCGGGCCAGAACATAACCGTTTCTTTTTTGAAGAGACAGACAAGCTGCTTTCGATCCGCGAATCCATGCCTTTCTTCCTCAAGATGTTCTCGCCGGATTTCTACAGCTTTGCCGAGATGGATGAGTATCTGCGCCAGCGCGCTGTCATTATGCCGCGGTTCAAAGCGGCGGCAATGAAGCAATATGTCGGGGTGATGGCTGAGGAGAGCCTCAATCTCGTCAACCGGCTGGGCGATGAAGGCGAGTTCGACCTGATCTCGACCCTCGGCCCCGTTGTCATGGATATTGCGGCGCACAGCTTCATGGGCAAGGAATTCCACGAAAAATTAGGACATGAATTTTTCGATCTTTTCCGGGATTTTTCGGGCGGGATGGAGTTTGTCCTGCCACTCTGGCTGCCCACGCCGAAAATGATCAAGAGCCAGCGTGCGAAGAAGAAATTGCACAAGATTTTGCAACGCTGGATCGACAAACGCCGCGCGACGCCGCTTGATCCGCCGGATTTCTTCCAGGGAATGGTGGAAAGCAAATATCCCGATGGTCGTCCGATACCCGACGAGCTTGTCCGCCATCTGATCTTGCTGTTGGTATGGGCAGGGCATGAAACCACCGCTGGTCAGGTCAGCTGGGCGCTGGCCGACATTTTGCAGAACCGGGATTATGAAGCCGTTTTGCGGAACGAGCTGGAAGATGTGTTGGGCAATGACGCTGGCGGCAGCCTTGGCTGGGAACAGGCGGTCGCCATGCAGAAGATGGACCTTGCCCTGCGCGAAACCGAGAGATTGCATCCCGTGGCCTTCATCCTGTCGCGCAAGGCGACCACCGATATTGAACGGGATGGTTATATGATCCGCAAAGGGGACTTCGTGCTTCTCGCGCCGTCGGTCACGCACCGGATGACCGAGACCTGGGTCGAACCCGACCGTTACAATCCTGAGCGCTTCAACCCCGAGCGTGACGATGCACAGATCGAATCCAACTCGCTTGTCGGTTTTGGCGGGGGCGTCCATCGTTGCGCCGGCGTGAATTTCGGGCGCATGGAAATGAAGGTGGTGCTCGCCGTGCTGCTGCAGAATTACGAGATGGAGTTGGTCGACGAGGTCAAGCCGATTGCCGGCGCGGGAACATATTGGCCAGCCCAGCCTTGCCGGGTCCGTTATCGCAAGCGCGATCGCGGAACTGCGTCCGGAGCTGACATGGCCGAACGCGCCAAAGCCGCTGGCTGCCCGGTGCATCAGTAATGGCCAAGATCACCTATATCCAACCTGATGGCAGTGAGCGCACCTGCGTCAATTTCGAGGGCATGACCGTGATGCATCTGGCGATCGGCAACCTTGTCGACGGCATCGATGCCAATTGCGGGGGAATGATGCAGTGCGGCACCTGTCATGTCTATATCGCACCGGAATGGGCCGACCGGGTCGGGCCGCCATCCACCGATGAAGCCACCATGCTTGAAGCGCTAGACGGTGTTGAAATCCGACCGACGAGCCGGCTGTCCTGCCAGATCCAGCTTGGTGAGGAGCTGGACGGCCTTGTCGTGGAGATACCGCCCGACCAGCCGGGAATCTGATCATGCGCAGCTTGGTCCTGTGCTTGGCCCTTCTGATCGGCGCTCCGCTTCTTGCCGACGGATTTCCGCCTTCGTCCGACGATTTGCTGGCGCAACAGGGGCGCCCGATCCTTGCGCGCGAATATCCTGAAATCATGAAGCATATGGCCCGGCAGGATGGCTTTGGCGGGCCTTCATCGCCCAAGATCGCGCGGGCGATGCTTTCCGATGCACCCGAACTGGTGGCAGAGGCAAAGGCGAAGATGACCGTTGAGGCCGTGGGCGAGGGGATGTGGCTGATCCGTTTTCCCTATGTCAATGTCGCGCTGGTCGAGACTCGTTCGGGCCTTGTCCTGTTTGATACAGGCTATGCCGCAATCGGACCGGTGCTTGCAGAGGTCATCCCAACGCTCAGTGCCAAACCGCTGACACACATTGTGATCAGCCATGTCCATGTTGATCATGCCTATGGCTGGCCGGCGCTGAAAGCCAAATGGCCCAAGGCGAAGACGATTGCGAGCGACCTTTACCCCGCGATGGCCGCGAAAGAGGTGCGGCTGGGCGGATCGATCGGGCGACTGAACAACCAGTCATTGTC
This portion of the Sphingobium sp. genome encodes:
- a CDS encoding amidohydrolase family protein — its product is MPTDIKIVDCMLGIPNAEDRSDWFAAFRPLIKDAQTLEQFSMPAQYMFKDVPTTGNPGDFVKWTVEQMDRFNIEKALVGWNDDDTSRRAKELYPDRFFFDVPCDPNKGVDEVRRIKRLHSEVGISAISVFPSGTLPQVAINHKYMFPLYTAAAELGIPICLNVGIPGPRIPMETQKVEHLDEVCWFFPDLKIVMRHGAEPWEALAVKLMLKWPNLYYSTSAFAPKHYPKAIIDYANTRGADKIIYAGYFPMGLSLDRIFADMPHVPFKDEVWPKFLRENAMKVFGL
- a CDS encoding amidohydrolase family protein; this encodes MSEFDLVIRGGTIADGTGGALIEGDIAIQDGRVAAIGKGLGAGREEIDASGRIVTPGFVDVHTHYDGQAIWGEELAPSSAHGVTTVVMGNCGVGFAPCRKSDQDMLINVMEGVEDIPGVVMAEGLPWDWETFPEYLDRLDAGKRDIDVAAYLPHSPLRVYAMGERGARREPANDDDLARMRSLTKEAIEAGALGFATSRLSIHRTADGGSIPSFDADVQELKAICSGMKDANAGTFQIVLDAFVGWDKEYKVIDAVVEETGRPATFTLASGNEGPPRWRAVLDMMEASNARGGQVTAQVMPRPIGLIAGLELTVHPFVLCPSWAKIADLPLVEKVAAMRDPELRAALLAEEFGEGHPFNALARNWEWIFPLDNPPDYAPPKSLSMADQARARGCTPQEIAYERLLATEGAGLFLVALGNFEGASLSSAHEMLSHPHCIPALGDGGAHYGAICDASYSTFLLQHFVRDRRDGGLDLAQAIHMLTQKASQAVGLNDRGTLKVGAKADLNIIDMDRLALHIPEIVHDLPAGGRRLHQRATGYDATIVSGQIIRRMDESTGARPGRLVRGAQAA
- a CDS encoding Coq4 family protein yields the protein MDDIPYLARGVQLLGTDSSVLVSSSKYLNSPRLREWIAFIALKKNGPDFPPAAEMYQLLPILNELRDFDHIEHMITEERKVNPRFDAWFEEGFVSDYTIEDLKDCAPGTVGGIYYKTATEGNYDIQIVPNYKPRTQWEYYSLRSGQTHDYEHILTGGGFNYMGELIPYWFRLATIHTHIQNKELAGEMSVLSILGTTRYVIRTMLHYPQIWECALDCIQQGIRIGRESEPFWMAKMEDVWHSPLEEARAQLGVRGAVDLDTQKEGDFWGGVKTSL
- a CDS encoding SDR family NAD(P)-dependent oxidoreductase, with translation MAKDKVVLVTGASRGAGAGIARGFGELGYTVYVTGRTVTPGDAKGWDGTVLPGTVAQTAADVTERGGKGIAVMCDHSDDAQVAALFEQIEREQGRLDILVNNATYIHHQLIEKKPFWEKELDAVKILDVGLRSAYVASWHAAQMMVKQGRGLIGFGSSFGGSCYMHGPAYGAQKAGVDKFAHDMEHDLRGTGVVSVSIWMGPLVTERSLIARDTNPEQYEGFIETAENPEFTAHILNAIDEAPNRDALSGSTLIGAEIAKELGVADKGNERPSYREMLGNPPVKNPAAVY
- a CDS encoding AMP-binding protein is translated as MASQFHLADLFETVARTVPDRVALIGDSARYSFAELNDRCDRLAAGLAAQGVRRGDAIGLYLYNAPAYLEAFIAACKLGAVPYNVNYRYRADELRYLFANADSAAIIHGAEFSPIIRDVRAHVPTLKLTIAVADGSGEDISGSVDYDSLLAHEPGGPWERSEQDYLLCYTGGTTGMPKGVMWPHRAFFFACAGGAGFFNPHGPAQTPADIESRARDGYPLKLFPLAPLMHMAAMWALWGALLNGVTIILDEGRAFDPERMLDTAEREGANMIQFVGDAMATPLRDMLRAHPGRWNLAHVVNLGSGGAVFSQHLKDDLKQLVPSAGITDGLGASETGMSGLAEKSDEGVMRLPANEYQQVVVDGRIGIVGETGFVARTGNTPIGYYNDPVKTAETFVTIDGKLWAVSGDAGRLDDDSKITVFGRGSTCINTGGEKVFPEEVEEALRTHLAIFDAVVAGQPDERWGERVIGIVAARAGVAQPAYEDVKAFLADKLAGYKLPKALVWVDEVKRSPAGKQDYRWAKDIAEKA
- a CDS encoding class I adenylate-forming enzyme family protein; translated protein: MTKSDPIFDAVTGPGSPFEIGERDGMRRFVNAPSDLNQMIERARAFGDREMIVEGDLRLTYAQGFARRDALALMLDINQGDRVGLCMKNSAAWMIGYLAILARGGVVVAVNSRGAPSELAAMLDDVGAALVLADGDRAERLREGGYAGRIIEAQDFPMEASAPLDPVEPVAADDAAAILFTSGTTGRVKGAVLSHSNLIHGIMLMQLSGVMILHSMAQKYGTDVETLRSHMPQSSVLQVYPLFHISGMGSAFLSPLLAGSKIVVMHRWDPEEALRLIAAERISMFTGVPTMLWDVLNRAHLEDADLSSLTNIGTGGQALPVNLLDAIRAACPQAFMGTGYGLTETSGSVAQAVGEDFIRNRAAAGRVLSLVDMKIDAPEGEAGEIMVRGPMVMKGYWNRPEDTAAVLSQDGWFRTGDIGLIDEEGYVFIVDRKKDMVISGGENIYCAEVERVMGSMDGVAECAAFGIADERLGELLVAIVVATDVTADAIKAEVGEKLARYKAPGHILFIDEPLPRNAVGKVDKIKLRAMWPDLAGA